One genomic window of Streptococcus mitis includes the following:
- a CDS encoding TetR/AcrR family transcriptional regulator, with translation MQESNKRLKTKRTIENAMVQLLMEQPFDQISTIKLAEKAGISRSSFYTHYKDKYDMIEHYQSKLFHTFEYIFQKHAHHKRDAILEVFEYLESEPLLAALLSENGTKEIQNFLRNKLHIMLSTDLQKRFMQLNLNSTELEYSSIYLTHALFGVCQTWIAHGKKESPQEITDFLMKMLGNAN, from the coding sequence ATGCAAGAAAGTAACAAACGCTTAAAAACAAAGCGAACTATTGAAAATGCTATGGTACAATTACTAATGGAACAACCATTTGATCAAATTTCTACTATCAAGCTAGCAGAAAAAGCCGGAATTAGTCGTTCCAGCTTCTATACTCACTATAAGGATAAGTATGATATGATTGAGCACTATCAAAGCAAATTATTCCATACATTTGAATATATTTTTCAAAAACATGCTCATCACAAAAGAGATGCTATTCTAGAAGTATTTGAATATCTAGAGTCAGAACCGCTTCTGGCTGCCCTTCTTTCTGAAAATGGGACCAAAGAAATCCAAAATTTCTTACGAAATAAACTTCATATCATGCTCAGTACAGATTTACAAAAGCGATTTATGCAACTGAATCTCAATTCCACTGAATTAGAATATAGTAGCATCTATCTAACTCACGCACTTTTTGGTGTCTGTCAAACTTGGATTGCACATGGAAAAAAAGAAAGTCCTCAAGAAATAACAGACTTCCTTATGAAGATGCTTGGTAATGCAAATTGA